One part of the [Pantoea] beijingensis genome encodes these proteins:
- a CDS encoding YhgN family NAAT transporter, giving the protein MTEMISATVLLLLIMDPLGNLPIFMSVLKHLEPRRRRVVLMREMLIALVIMLLFLFAGERILAFLNLRTETVSISGGIILFLIAIKMIFPSQESNSTGLSAGEEPFLVPLAIPLVAGPSLLATLMLLSHQHPQQMGHLVGALLIAWGATVIILLLSGLFLRLLGDKGVNALERLMGLILIMLATQMFLDGIRAYLKI; this is encoded by the coding sequence ATGACTGAAATGATCTCGGCAACAGTATTATTGCTGTTAATTATGGATCCACTGGGCAACTTACCGATTTTTATGTCGGTTCTAAAACACCTTGAGCCCAGACGTCGGCGAGTGGTGCTCATGCGTGAGATGTTGATCGCGCTGGTTATCATGCTGCTGTTTCTGTTCGCTGGCGAAAGGATTCTGGCGTTCCTCAACCTGCGTACGGAGACAGTTTCCATCTCTGGCGGTATCATCCTGTTCCTGATTGCCATCAAGATGATTTTCCCTTCGCAAGAGAGTAATAGCACCGGATTATCTGCCGGCGAAGAACCGTTTCTGGTACCACTGGCTATCCCGCTGGTTGCCGGTCCCTCACTGCTGGCAACACTGATGCTGCTCTCGCATCAGCATCCACAGCAAATGGGGCATTTGGTTGGCGCACTGCTCATTGCCTGGGGTGCAACGGTTATTATACTGCTGCTATCTGGCCTTTTCCTGCGACTACTGGGAGATAAAGGTGTTAATGCACTGGAGCGCCTGATGGGGCTGATTTTAATTATGCTGGCCACCCAGATGTTCCTGGATGGTATCCGCGCCTATTTGAAGATTTAG
- the asd gene encoding aspartate-semialdehyde dehydrogenase, which translates to MKSVGLVGWRGMVGSVLMQRMSEERDFDAIRPVFFSTSQHGQAGPAFGGQSAGTLQDASDIDALKALDIIITCQGGDYTQEIYPKLRASGWQGYWIDAASSLRMEEDAIIILDPVNQHVIRQGLDKGIKTFVGGNCTVSLMLMSLGGLFANNLVEWASVATYQAASGGGARHMRELLIQMGMLHDNVATALQNPASAILDIERKVTEMSRSGVLPTDNFGVPLAGSLIPWIDKQLDNGQSREEWKGQAETNKILQTSRTIPVDGLCVRVGALRCHSQAFTLKLKQDVPLTEIEQMLASHNEWVRVVPNDRELTMRELTPAAVTGTLNTPVGRLRKLNMGPEYLSAFTVGDQLLWGAAEPLRRMLRLLID; encoded by the coding sequence ATGAAATCTGTAGGACTGGTTGGCTGGCGTGGCATGGTCGGGTCAGTATTAATGCAGCGCATGAGCGAAGAGCGCGATTTTGATGCCATTCGCCCGGTATTTTTCTCGACATCTCAGCACGGCCAGGCCGGGCCAGCGTTTGGCGGCCAGTCTGCCGGCACGCTGCAGGACGCTTCGGATATTGACGCATTAAAAGCGCTGGACATCATCATTACCTGCCAGGGCGGGGATTACACGCAAGAAATTTATCCGAAATTGCGCGCAAGTGGCTGGCAGGGATACTGGATCGACGCCGCCTCTTCATTGCGTATGGAAGAGGACGCCATCATCATCCTCGACCCGGTAAACCAGCATGTGATCCGTCAGGGGCTAGATAAAGGCATCAAAACCTTTGTCGGCGGCAACTGTACCGTGAGCCTGATGTTAATGTCACTGGGCGGTTTGTTTGCCAATAACCTGGTTGAATGGGCGTCAGTGGCGACGTATCAGGCGGCTTCTGGCGGTGGTGCGCGCCATATGCGTGAGCTGTTGATCCAGATGGGAATGTTGCACGATAACGTGGCGACCGCGTTGCAAAACCCGGCGTCAGCCATTCTGGATATTGAACGTAAAGTCACGGAAATGAGTCGTTCAGGCGTGTTGCCGACCGATAACTTTGGTGTGCCGCTGGCGGGCAGTTTAATTCCGTGGATCGATAAACAGCTGGATAACGGCCAGAGTCGTGAAGAGTGGAAAGGCCAGGCTGAAACGAACAAAATTCTGCAAACGTCCCGGACAATACCGGTGGATGGATTATGCGTTCGTGTGGGAGCGCTACGCTGCCACAGCCAGGCATTCACGCTGAAGTTGAAACAGGATGTGCCACTGACAGAAATTGAGCAGATGCTTGCCTCCCATAATGAATGGGTGAGAGTGGTGCCGAACGATCGCGAGCTGACAATGCGTGAGCTGACGCCTGCCGCGGTAACAGGTACATTGAACACGCCAGTTGGGCGTTTGCGTAAGCTCAACATGGGACCTGAGTATCTCTCTGCCTTTACCGTGGGCGATCAGCTGTTATGGGGGGCCGCAGAGCCGCTGCGTCGCATGCTGCGTTTGCTGATAGATTAA
- the gntK gene encoding gluconokinase has translation MKTHFSSHHVFVLMGVSGSGKSAVANDVAWQLKTAFLDGDFLHPRANIIKMAEGHPLNDEDRQPWLQSLNDAAFAMQRTQPVSLIVCSALKKRYRDILRQGNSNLSFIYLKGDFATIESRLKARKGHFFKPQMLVTQFSTLEEPGADESDVLVVNIDRSLEEVIHATVAAIEGVIKKDA, from the coding sequence ATGAAAACGCATTTCTCGTCACATCATGTGTTTGTTTTGATGGGCGTGTCCGGTAGCGGTAAGTCAGCCGTTGCCAACGACGTTGCCTGGCAGTTAAAAACGGCTTTCCTTGATGGCGATTTCCTTCACCCCCGAGCGAATATTATCAAAATGGCTGAAGGACATCCGCTTAACGATGAGGATCGCCAGCCATGGCTACAGTCACTCAATGATGCAGCTTTCGCAATGCAGCGGACTCAACCGGTTTCGCTTATCGTCTGTTCAGCGTTGAAAAAGCGTTATCGCGATATCCTGCGGCAAGGTAATAGCAACCTGTCTTTTATTTATCTGAAAGGGGATTTTGCAACCATCGAATCCCGTCTAAAAGCGCGCAAAGGACATTTCTTTAAACCGCAGATGCTGGTTACGCAGTTCTCCACGCTGGAAGAGCCGGGCGCTGATGAATCAGATGTGTTGGTGGTTAATATCGATCGATCGCTTGAAGAGGTTATTCACGCCACAGTCGCAGCCATTGAAGGTGTGATCAAAAAGGATGCGTAG
- the glgC gene encoding glucose-1-phosphate adenylyltransferase, whose amino-acid sequence MVKIERADRLMLARQLPAQTVALILAGGRGSRLQDLTAKRAKPAVHFGGKFRIIDFALSNCLNSGIRRVGVITQYQSHTLVQHIQRGWSFFNEEMNEFVDLLPAQQRFSTESWYRGTADAVTQNLDIIRRYNAQYIVILAGDHIYKMDYSRMLLDHVSNNAKCTIACLPVPVAEAFAFGVMAVDNDNRVIDFVEKPANPPTMPGDDSQALASMGIYIFNADYLYQLLEEDLQQPNSQHDFGKDLLPKIVASQEAWAHSFNLSCVQSDDTAPPYWRDVGTLEAYWRANLDLASVTPELDMYDHEWPIRTHMEQLPPAKFVQDRSGSHGMTMNSLVSGGCIISGSVVVHSVLFPRVRVNSFCNIDSSVLLPDVVIGRSCRLRRCVIDRACNIPEGMVIGENPDEDSRRFHRSEEGIVLVTRAMLARLASIAG is encoded by the coding sequence ATGGTCAAAATTGAAAGAGCCGATCGCCTGATGTTGGCACGCCAACTTCCTGCACAAACCGTTGCTCTGATCCTTGCTGGTGGACGTGGCTCACGACTTCAGGATCTCACGGCGAAACGAGCGAAACCCGCCGTACACTTTGGCGGTAAGTTCCGCATCATCGATTTTGCGCTGTCGAATTGCCTTAACTCTGGTATTCGGCGCGTTGGCGTTATCACGCAATATCAGTCGCACACGCTGGTACAGCATATCCAGCGTGGCTGGTCTTTTTTTAATGAAGAGATGAACGAGTTTGTTGATTTACTCCCTGCACAACAGCGCTTTTCGACCGAAAGCTGGTACCGCGGCACGGCGGATGCGGTGACGCAAAACCTCGATATCATTCGACGTTATAACGCGCAGTACATCGTGATCCTGGCTGGCGATCATATCTACAAGATGGATTACTCGCGTATGTTGCTTGATCACGTCTCGAACAACGCGAAATGTACCATTGCCTGTCTGCCGGTGCCGGTTGCCGAGGCGTTTGCCTTTGGTGTGATGGCGGTGGATAACGACAACCGTGTGATCGATTTTGTTGAGAAGCCCGCTAACCCTCCCACCATGCCCGGTGACGATAGCCAGGCATTGGCCAGTATGGGTATTTATATTTTCAACGCGGATTATCTTTATCAACTGTTGGAGGAGGATTTGCAGCAGCCGAACTCACAACATGATTTCGGTAAGGATCTGCTGCCGAAAATCGTCGCTAGCCAGGAGGCCTGGGCACACTCCTTTAATCTTTCCTGCGTACAAAGTGACGATACGGCCCCCCCTTACTGGCGCGATGTGGGTACGCTGGAAGCTTACTGGCGCGCTAACCTTGATTTAGCTTCGGTGACACCCGAGTTGGATATGTACGACCATGAATGGCCAATCCGTACCCATATGGAACAGTTGCCTCCTGCCAAATTTGTACAGGACCGTTCCGGTAGCCATGGCATGACGATGAACTCGCTGGTTTCCGGCGGCTGCATTATCTCCGGTTCAGTGGTGGTGCACTCGGTGCTGTTTCCGCGCGTTCGTGTTAATTCATTCTGCAATATCGATTCTTCCGTACTGCTGCCGGATGTGGTGATTGGACGTTCATGTCGTCTGCGCCGCTGCGTCATCGATCGTGCCTGTAACATTCCCGAAGGAATGGTGATTGGCGAAAACCCTGATGAAGACAGCCGTCGGTTCCATCGTTCAGAAGAGGGGATCGTACTGGTTACGCGCGCGATGCTGGCCAGGCTGGCCAGCATCGCAGGCTGA
- the gntU gene encoding gluconate transporter encodes MSTATLVLTAAGSVLLLLFLVMKVRMHAFVALILVSMGAGVFSGMPLDQITETMQKGMGGTLGFLAIVVALGAMFGKILHETGAVDQIAIRMLKTFGESRAHYAMGIAGLICALPLFFEVAIVLLISIAFAVARRTQDNLVKLVIPLFAGVAAAAAFLLPGPAPMLLAAQMHADFGWMILLGLGAAIPSMLIAGPLFGNFISRYVEFSIPEETSQPDIDNAKMPSFGFSLSLILFPLVQVGMKTIGARFTPEGSELYQWLEFIGHPFTAILLACLVAIYGLGWRQGMDKEKVMAICGSALQPAGIILLVIGAGGVFKQVLVDSGVGPALGHALIGAGLPIALACFILSAAVRVIQGSATVACLTTVGLVMPVIESLHYSGAQMAALSICIAGGSIVLSHVNDAGFWLFGRFTGATEAQTLKTWTLMETLLGTVGALVGMGAFTLLS; translated from the coding sequence ATGAGTACCGCAACACTGGTTTTGACAGCGGCAGGTTCTGTTTTACTGCTGCTGTTTTTAGTCATGAAAGTGCGCATGCACGCCTTTGTCGCACTGATCTTAGTGTCTATGGGGGCGGGGGTCTTCTCCGGTATGCCGCTCGATCAGATCACAGAAACCATGCAAAAAGGCATGGGAGGGACACTCGGTTTCCTGGCTATCGTGGTCGCTCTGGGGGCGATGTTTGGTAAGATCCTGCATGAAACCGGTGCGGTTGATCAAATTGCTATTCGTATGCTGAAAACCTTTGGCGAAAGCCGGGCGCATTACGCCATGGGCATTGCAGGATTGATATGTGCGCTGCCTCTGTTTTTTGAAGTGGCGATTGTCCTGCTGATTAGTATCGCTTTCGCTGTAGCACGTCGCACGCAGGATAATCTCGTCAAGCTGGTTATTCCACTGTTTGCCGGCGTGGCAGCGGCGGCCGCTTTTCTGTTACCCGGCCCCGCACCGATGTTACTGGCTGCACAGATGCATGCTGACTTTGGCTGGATGATTCTGCTGGGGTTAGGGGCAGCGATTCCCAGTATGCTAATTGCCGGTCCTCTGTTCGGTAACTTTATTAGCCGGTATGTTGAGTTTTCCATACCGGAAGAGACCTCGCAGCCTGATATCGACAACGCCAAAATGCCCTCTTTTGGTTTTAGCCTGTCGTTGATCCTGTTCCCACTGGTGCAGGTGGGGATGAAAACCATTGGCGCCCGCTTCACTCCTGAAGGTTCGGAACTGTATCAATGGCTGGAATTTATCGGCCATCCGTTTACCGCGATTCTGCTGGCATGTCTGGTCGCCATTTATGGCCTGGGCTGGCGGCAGGGCATGGATAAAGAGAAAGTGATGGCGATCTGCGGCAGTGCACTGCAACCTGCAGGCATTATTCTATTGGTGATTGGCGCTGGCGGCGTATTTAAACAGGTGCTGGTTGATTCGGGCGTGGGGCCAGCGCTCGGTCACGCGCTAATCGGCGCGGGATTACCGATTGCACTGGCGTGCTTTATTCTCTCCGCAGCGGTACGTGTAATTCAGGGATCGGCAACGGTTGCCTGCCTGACTACTGTCGGTCTGGTAATGCCCGTGATTGAGTCGTTGCACTATTCAGGTGCGCAGATGGCCGCGTTGTCGATCTGTATTGCTGGCGGCTCTATCGTGTTGAGCCACGTTAATGATGCTGGCTTCTGGCTGTTTGGTCGTTTCACGGGGGCGACTGAGGCGCAAACGTTAAAAACCTGGACGCTGATGGAGACGCTGCTGGGCACTGTGGGTGCGCTGGTGGGGATGGGGGCATTTACGCTGCTGTCGTGA
- the glgB gene encoding 1,4-alpha-glucan branching enzyme, protein MSELPDRQAINAVIAGHYADPFALLGMHQTEHGLVVRALLPDASDVWVIETRTGRQCAQLSCHDSRGFFSGVIPRRKNPFRYQLAVTWHGEQNLIDDAYRFGPLLAELDSWLLAEGTHLRPYETMGAHADVLDGVIGTRFSLWAPNAQRVSVVGEFNYWDGRRHPMRFRRESGVWELFVPAARHGQLYKFEIIDAFGQLRLKADPYAFEAQMRPETASMICGIPEKVEMAAERKAANAFDAPISIYEVHLGSWRRHTDDNYWLSYHELAEQLIPYVKEMGFTHIELLPINEHPFDGSWGYQPLGMYAPTRRFGPRDDFRQFIAVAHAAGINVLLDWVPGHFPADDFGLATFDGTELYEHGDPREGFHQDWNTLIYNYGRREVSNYLAGNALYWMERFGIDGLRVDAVASMIYRDYSRKEGEWIPNSYGGRENLEAISFLQYTNRTLGRAAAGSITVAEESTDYPGVTRPPETGGLGFWFKWNLGWMHDTLDYMALDPVHRKYHHNLLTFGMLYNYTENFVLPLSHDEVVHGKRSILDRMPGDAWQKFANLRAYYGWMWAFPGKKLLFMGNEFAQGKEWNHDISLDWHLLEGEDNWHHGVQRLVRDLNLTYRHYAPMHQLDFDPAGFEWLVVDDSENSVFVFVRRDCDGNEIIVATNFTPVPRHDYRFGINQPGGWREILNTDAGHYHGSNLTNDGTVYSQPITRHQREHSISLTLPPLATIWLCKEAQ, encoded by the coding sequence ATGTCAGAGCTACCCGATCGCCAGGCGATCAATGCGGTTATTGCCGGTCATTATGCCGATCCCTTTGCGCTTCTCGGTATGCATCAAACTGAACACGGTTTAGTGGTCCGTGCGCTGTTGCCTGATGCGTCTGATGTCTGGGTGATTGAAACCCGCACTGGTCGTCAATGTGCTCAACTGAGCTGCCATGATTCACGCGGTTTTTTTAGCGGCGTTATTCCTCGTCGTAAAAATCCCTTTCGTTATCAGCTTGCTGTGACCTGGCACGGTGAGCAAAACCTGATTGATGATGCCTACCGATTTGGTCCGCTGCTGGCCGAACTGGATAGTTGGTTACTGGCTGAAGGGACACATTTGCGCCCGTACGAAACGATGGGCGCACACGCGGATGTGTTGGATGGGGTGATTGGAACCCGCTTTTCTCTGTGGGCACCGAATGCACAGCGTGTGTCGGTGGTCGGCGAGTTTAATTATTGGGATGGGCGCCGTCATCCGATGCGCTTTCGACGTGAAAGCGGTGTATGGGAACTGTTTGTGCCTGCTGCGCGCCATGGCCAGCTCTATAAATTTGAAATCATTGATGCATTTGGACAATTGCGGCTTAAAGCCGATCCCTATGCCTTTGAAGCGCAGATGCGACCTGAAACCGCCTCGATGATTTGCGGCATCCCTGAAAAAGTGGAGATGGCGGCGGAGCGTAAAGCGGCAAATGCCTTTGATGCACCCATTTCAATCTATGAAGTTCACTTGGGCTCCTGGCGCCGCCATACCGATGATAACTATTGGCTCAGCTATCACGAACTGGCGGAGCAACTGATCCCCTACGTTAAAGAGATGGGTTTTACGCATATCGAACTGCTGCCGATTAATGAGCATCCTTTTGACGGTAGCTGGGGTTATCAGCCATTGGGGATGTATGCGCCAACGCGTCGTTTTGGACCGCGTGATGATTTTCGCCAGTTTATTGCGGTTGCCCATGCTGCCGGGATCAACGTTCTGCTGGACTGGGTCCCCGGACATTTCCCTGCAGATGACTTCGGCCTGGCAACGTTCGATGGGACCGAACTGTACGAGCACGGCGACCCGCGTGAAGGTTTTCATCAGGACTGGAATACCCTGATCTATAACTATGGCCGCCGTGAAGTGAGTAATTATCTGGCTGGTAATGCGCTTTACTGGATGGAGCGCTTTGGTATCGATGGGTTGCGCGTCGATGCGGTGGCGTCAATGATCTACCGTGACTACAGCCGTAAAGAGGGAGAATGGATCCCCAATTCTTACGGTGGGCGGGAAAATCTTGAGGCGATTTCATTCCTGCAATATACCAACCGCACCCTGGGGCGTGCTGCTGCGGGCAGCATTACCGTTGCAGAGGAGTCCACTGATTATCCTGGCGTCACACGTCCTCCGGAAACGGGCGGGCTGGGCTTCTGGTTTAAATGGAACCTCGGCTGGATGCATGACACGCTCGACTACATGGCGCTCGATCCGGTGCACCGGAAATACCATCATAATCTGCTTACCTTTGGCATGTTGTATAACTATACCGAGAATTTTGTGCTGCCGCTGTCACACGATGAGGTGGTACATGGCAAGCGGTCAATCCTCGATCGTATGCCGGGCGATGCCTGGCAGAAGTTTGCAAATTTACGCGCTTATTACGGTTGGATGTGGGCATTTCCCGGCAAAAAGTTGCTATTTATGGGCAATGAGTTTGCGCAGGGAAAAGAGTGGAATCACGATATCAGCCTCGACTGGCACCTGCTGGAGGGTGAGGATAACTGGCATCATGGCGTACAACGGCTGGTGCGCGATCTCAATCTCACCTACCGCCATTATGCGCCTATGCATCAGCTTGATTTCGATCCCGCCGGTTTTGAATGGCTGGTGGTGGATGATAGCGAGAATTCAGTTTTTGTTTTTGTAAGACGCGATTGTGACGGTAACGAAATTATCGTTGCGACCAATTTTACCCCGGTTCCTCGACATGATTACCGTTTCGGCATTAACCAGCCCGGCGGCTGGCGCGAAATTTTAAATACCGATGCGGGGCATTATCACGGCAGCAATCTGACTAATGACGGGACCGTTTACAGCCAGCCGATTACCCGCCACCAGCGCGAGCACTCAATCAGTCTGACCTTGCCGCCGTTAGCGACGATCTGGTTATGCAAGGAGGCGCAATGA
- the glgX gene encoding glycogen debranching protein GlgX has protein sequence MSRLQPGQPFPLGASYDGKGVNFTLFSQHAERIELCLFDKQGNETRLEVPARTDNIWHGYLPAAKPGQHYGYRVHGPWQPQVGHYFNPHKLLVDPCARHVVGDIADDPRYQCGMAQMNPEDNAAIAPKSVVITDEFDWEEDVAPRTPWGLTVIYEAHVRGLTQLHPDIPKNIRGSYAALGHPVMIDYFRRLGISALELLPVASFASEPRLQRLGLSNYWGYNPLAPYALHSGYASGSTSSALNEFRQSVKALHRAGIEVILDVVFNHTAELEESGPTLSLRGIDNQSYYWLSEQGEYQNWTGCGNTLNLSHPDVMHWVLDCLRYWVDVCHVDGFRFDLATVLGRTPDFQSNAALFAAIAGDPLLSQVKMIAEPWDVGPGGYQVGHFPAPFAEWNDHFRDAARRYWLHGDLSNGDFARRFAGSSDVFQRDGRLPSASINLVTAHDGFTLCDVVSFNHKHNEANGEDNRDGNSNNFSHNHGAEGLHAALPVLEGRRCSIHALLTTLLLAQGTPMLLAGDEHGHSQHGNNNAYCQDNALTWLNWQQQDTGLISFTAALIHLRRRIPALTRDAWWQEGDGNVQWLNAGGQPLTHGEWEQGIHRWQILLSARWLITINATEEVGDITLPDGEWHAIPPFAGEDNPIRSMVWHGPAHGVSVFQKQI, from the coding sequence ATGAGCCGATTGCAACCCGGGCAGCCATTCCCGCTGGGTGCCTCTTATGACGGTAAAGGGGTCAATTTTACGCTGTTTTCGCAGCATGCTGAACGCATAGAACTTTGCCTGTTTGATAAACAGGGAAATGAGACACGGCTGGAGGTGCCTGCGCGAACGGATAATATCTGGCATGGCTACCTGCCTGCGGCAAAGCCAGGACAGCATTATGGTTATCGCGTTCACGGGCCGTGGCAGCCGCAGGTGGGGCACTATTTTAACCCGCATAAATTATTAGTTGATCCCTGCGCGCGTCACGTGGTTGGCGATATCGCTGACGACCCGCGTTATCAATGTGGCATGGCGCAAATGAACCCCGAAGATAATGCCGCGATTGCACCAAAATCCGTGGTGATTACCGATGAATTTGACTGGGAAGAGGATGTGGCACCGCGGACGCCGTGGGGTTTAACGGTGATTTACGAAGCGCATGTTCGGGGCCTAACCCAGTTACATCCGGATATCCCCAAAAATATTCGTGGCAGTTACGCTGCGCTCGGTCATCCGGTCATGATCGACTACTTCAGGCGGCTAGGAATCTCTGCGCTTGAGCTGTTGCCCGTCGCCAGTTTCGCCAGCGAACCCCGACTACAGCGGCTGGGACTGAGTAACTATTGGGGATATAACCCATTGGCGCCTTATGCGTTGCACAGTGGTTATGCTTCAGGAAGCACCTCCTCGGCGTTAAATGAGTTCCGGCAGTCGGTCAAGGCGCTGCATCGGGCGGGCATTGAAGTCATTCTGGACGTGGTGTTTAACCATACGGCGGAGCTGGAAGAAAGCGGCCCAACGTTGTCGCTACGTGGTATTGATAATCAAAGCTACTACTGGCTGAGCGAACAGGGCGAATACCAAAACTGGACCGGCTGTGGCAACACGCTCAATCTCAGTCATCCGGATGTGATGCATTGGGTGCTGGACTGCCTGCGTTATTGGGTCGACGTGTGCCATGTTGATGGTTTTCGTTTTGACCTTGCCACGGTACTTGGCCGTACTCCTGACTTCCAATCCAATGCCGCACTATTTGCGGCGATAGCGGGCGATCCGCTGCTCTCTCAGGTCAAAATGATTGCTGAGCCTTGGGATGTCGGTCCCGGAGGTTATCAGGTAGGACATTTCCCCGCGCCTTTTGCCGAATGGAACGACCATTTTCGTGATGCAGCCCGCCGCTACTGGCTGCATGGCGATCTCTCCAATGGCGATTTTGCCCGCCGCTTTGCCGGTTCAAGTGATGTTTTCCAGCGTGACGGACGTTTACCTTCGGCCAGTATCAATCTGGTGACGGCCCACGATGGTTTTACGCTTTGTGATGTCGTGAGTTTCAACCATAAACACAATGAAGCCAACGGTGAGGATAACCGCGACGGTAACAGCAATAACTTCAGCCATAACCACGGAGCCGAAGGCTTACACGCCGCACTACCGGTACTTGAAGGCCGCCGATGCAGCATACATGCGCTGCTCACCACGCTGCTGCTGGCGCAGGGAACACCGATGCTGCTGGCCGGTGATGAACACGGCCATAGTCAACATGGCAATAACAATGCCTATTGCCAGGACAATGCCCTGACCTGGCTTAACTGGCAACAGCAGGATACGGGGCTGATAAGTTTTACTGCCGCGCTTATCCATCTACGTCGCCGCATCCCGGCGCTCACCCGGGATGCCTGGTGGCAGGAGGGCGATGGTAACGTGCAATGGCTCAACGCTGGCGGCCAGCCGCTGACGCATGGTGAGTGGGAACAGGGCATACATCGATGGCAAATCCTGCTGTCGGCGCGTTGGTTAATCACGATAAACGCGACGGAAGAAGTAGGCGACATCACCTTACCCGACGGGGAGTGGCACGCCATTCCTCCTTTTGCCGGCGAGGATAATCCCATCCGGTCAATGGTCTGGCACGGTCCCGCGCATGGCGTGAGCGTATTCCAGAAGCAGATATAA